The following nucleotide sequence is from Synechococcus sp. CBW1004.
CCACGATCAGCAGGATCTGAATCAGGTTGTCGAGCGCCAGGCCGAGGAAGCCATCCAGATCGCCCGGCACCCACCAGCGGGGCATGGAAACGGAGCTGGCCATCGACGCCCTGGGCATACCGCCTCATGCTGGGTGGTGCCTCGGTGACTGTCAGCCGGGAGCCAACGAGAGCCGGCTCACCACAAAAGCCCGGGAGCCGAAGGCAGCACTCGCCCCCGAGGGCGCGAGCCCCCCTGGGGCGAAACGGGCTGACGGCTCTCAACATGATGGAACGATCCCCAGCTGGCAGAGCCTCCTGATGCACGGCCCCCATCTGCCCCTCACCCCCGACCTCCAGCAGCAGCTGGCCGCCTGGCTGCAGGAGGACCTGGGCCGCGGTGACCTCACGGCGCCGGCCCTGGCGGGGGCAACGGGACGGGCCCACTGGATCGCCAGGGCCGATGGCGTGTTCTGCGGCGGCGTGCTGGTAGAACCGCTGTTCCGGTTGCTGGATCCCGAGGCCCGGGTGCGCCTGCTGGTGGCCGATAGCGCACCGATCGGCAGCGGTCAGCGGCTGCTGGAGCTGGAGGGTTCGGGGGCGGCGCTGGTGGCCTGCGAACGCACGGCCCTCAATCTGGCGATGCGCCTCTCCGGCATCGCCACCGCCACAGCGCAACTGGCCGCGGCCCTGGACGGCACGGGCGTGGGCCTGGCCGACACCCGCAAGACCACCCCGGGCCTGCGGGTGCTCGAGAAATACGCGGTGCGCTGCGGCGGCGGCATCAACCATCGCCTCGGCCTGGACGACGCGGCGATGCTCAAGGAGAACCACCTGGCCTGGGCCGGGGGCATCCGGCCGGCGGTGGCGGCGGTGCGGGCCTCAGCCCCCTGGCCGGCAAGGCTGATCGTGGAGGCCGAAACCGGCGAGGAGGCGGAAGCGGCGCTGCGCGCCGGCGCCGATGGCGTGCTGCTCGATGAGTTCACCCCGGAGCAGCTGACGGAGCTGGTGCCGCGGCTGCGGGCCCTGGCGACCGAGCGGGGCACACCGGTGATGCTGGAGGCCTCAGGCGTGCAGCCCGAACAGCTGAAGGCCTACGCCGACACCGGCATCGATCTGATCTCCTCCAGCGCGCCCATCACCCGCAGCCCGTGGCTGGATCTGAGCATGCGCTTCACGCTCAACTGGACCTGACACCGGCGGCACGACTCGGAGTGTCGTGGGTCATGAGGTGGCGAAATGCACCATCCGCCGGACAAATCCAGCCACCACCGTCACAATCCCGGAAGTTCCCGCGAGCGCTGCTCCATGCCGCGTCATCCCTTTTCGAAGCTGCTCCCGGCCAGGATCCTGCCGGCAGCTCTGCTGCTGGCCACCGCTCTGGCTCCGGTGGGCTCGGCCCGCGCCGAAGGGGTGGTGCAGCGGGTGGTGCGCAGCGGTCAGCTGGTGCTGGCGGGCCCATCCGATGCCCCGCCGCTGCTGAGCACCAACGCCAACGGTGACGCCCAGGGTTATGCCGCCGAAATCGCCCGCCTGGTGCAGGCGGAGCTCACGCAGATCATCGGCAAACCGGTGCAGCTGCGCTTCGAAGCAGTGGCCACCACCGCGGATCAGATCAACCGGGTGGCCGGCGGCAAGGCGGATCTCGCCTGCGGCGTGCCGTTCAGCTGGGCTCAGGATGCCAGCAGCGTTGATTTCACCCTGCCGATCGGCCTGTCGGGCCTGCGCCTGCTGGCCCCTTCCGGCCGCTTCGATGGCTCTCCCGCAGGGCTCAGCGGCCGCCGCATCGGCGTGGCGGCCGGCTCTCTGGGCCAGAGCCAGCTGCTGGGCATGCAGCCGAAGGCGGTGGCCGTTCCCTTCCCCAGCGCCGCCGCCGCCGTCAACGCCCTGATCGCCGGCCAGGTGGACGGCGTGATCGGCGATTCGCTGCTGCTGCGCAGCCTGGCCCGGAAACGGAATGCCACCAATCTGGTGCTCACCCCGGAGCAGTCGTATCAGCACTACGCCGTGAGCTGCGTGGTGCCTGAGAACGACTCGGCCTTCCGCGATGTGGTCAACCTGGCGATCGCCCGTCTGATGCAGGCCTACCTCGATGGCGCCGCCGAGGCGGTGGCCCTGGTGCACCGCTCCGTGGGCCCCGACAGCTCCGTGGCCATTCCTCCCGAGACGATCCGCATCTACTTCGAGAATGTGATGTTCGGCGTCGAGCCGATCCGTCCCCTGCCCCCCGGTCAGGCACCTTCCGCCCGCCCGGGCAACTGATCGCACCCTGCCTCTCCCCCGTTCCTCCACCGCGCTCCCATCCCCGCCATGGCGTTCCTCTCCCGCTCCCGCCTGTTCGGCCTGTTGCTGATCCTGGCCTCGCTGCCGATGGATCCGGGCACGGCCCTGGCCAGCAGCGGCGCTGCGGCGCCCACCCCCGCGACGCCGGCCAACCCCGGCGCCGAGGCGATGGAAGCGCGACTGCAGCGCATCGCCGCAGCCCTCCGCCAGCAGGGTGTCGAAGGCACGGAAGGCAGCACGATCCCGGTCGATTCCGTGGCCTGGGTGGGCTGGGGCAATGGCGGAGCGGGAATCGGCTGGGGCAACGGCGGCTTCCGCAATGGCGGATGGGGCAATGGCGGCTTCCGTAACGGCGGCTGGGGCAACGGCGGCTTCCGCAATGGCGGATGGGGCAACGGCGGCGGCGGCTTCCGCAACTTCCGCAACTGGTGACGGTGCTGGCAGCCATGGCCGCCGACACCAGGCCCGCAGCCAGTTATGGGCCGGTGAACCTGCTCGTGGTGCAGCCCACCCCCTTCTGCAACCTCGACTGCGACTACTGCTATCTGCCGAACCGGGACAATCGCAGTCGGCTGTCGATGGAGATCCTGGAGCTGGCGCTGGAGCGGGTGCTGGGGAGTCCGTTCTTCCGGGCGCCCTTCACCCTGCTCTGGCATGCGGGCGAGCCGCTCACCGCCGGCATCCGCTTCTACGACGAGGCCGCGGCCGTGATCGCGGAGGCGCTGCAGCGCCATGGTCTGCCGGCTGACACGGTGACCCAGGCGATCCAGACCAACGCCACGGTGATCGACAAGGCCTGGTGCGACTGCTTCCGCCGCAACGGCATCCAGGTGGGCATCTCAATGGATGGCCCGGCCTTTCTGCACGACGCCCATCGCCGCACCCGCACCGGCCTGGGCAGCCACGCGGCGGTGATGCGCGGCATCGACTGGCTGAAACGTGAGCAGGTTCCCTTCCATGTGATCAGCGTGCTGAGCGCCGATGGACTGGATCACGCCGATGCGATCTTCGATTTCTTCGTCGAGAGCGGCATCCAGCTGGTCGGTTTCAACATGGAGGAAACCGAAGGGGAGAACAGCCGCTCCAGCCTGGAGAGTCCCGATGCGGAACAGCGCTACGTGGCCTTTCTGCAGCGCTTCTGGCAGCGCCTGCAGCAGCAGCCCGATGCCCTGCGACTGCGTGAGTTCGACGGCATCACCAGCCTGGCCTGCGGCGAGGAACGCCTGGCCAACACCGACATGAACTGGCCGTTCGTGATCGTCAATGTCGATGTCAACGGCAATGTCTCCACCTTCGATCCCGAGCTGCTGTCGGTGAAGACCGAGGAGTTCGGCGACTTCGCCTTCGGCAATGTGCGCACCGACAGCCTGGTGTCGCTGCTGCAGAACGAGAAGTTCCAGCGGGTGGAGGCGCAGGTGCACGCCGGCGTGGAGCGCTGCCGCCAGAGCTGCGCCTACTTCGGCCTGTGCGGCGGCGGCGCCGGCAGCAACAAGTACTGGGAACACGGCACGTTTGATTGCACCGTCACCCAGGCCTGCCGCTACCGCACCCAGCTGGTGGCGGACGTGGTGCTCGATGGCATGGAGAAGGCCCTCGGACTGGCGGCCTGAGCCCTACAGCAGCCCCGCATCCTGCAGGGCGTCGGTGAAGCCGAAGGCGCGGATGTCGTGGAGTCGATCGACGAACAGCAGCCCGTCGAGGTGGTCGCATTCGTGCTGCACAACGCGCGCATGGAAACCCTCCACCTCCTGCTGGTGATGGCCCCCGGCGGGATCGCGCCAGGCCACATGCAGACGCTGATGGCGCCTCACCTGGCCACGCAGGCCCGGCACGCTCAGACAGCCCTCCCAGCCCAGCTGGGTCGCGTCGCCGAGGGGTGTGAGCACCGGATTGATCAGCACCGTCTCCGGGATCGGCGGCGCCTCGGGGTAGCGGGGATTGGAGGTGATCCCATAGATCACAACGCGCCAGGGCACCCCGATCTGGGGAGCCGCCAGGCCGGCGCCATCGCGGGCCGCCATGGTGTCGCGCAGATCCGCGATCAGAGCCTGCAGTTCTGCGCCGCGGAACAGCGCCTCCGGAAGGTCCTCCGAGCGCTGCCGCAGACGTGGATCCCCCAGACGCAGCACCTCCCGCACAATCATGACGCCCTGCGCTCCAGGTGCAGGGCCTCGTTGCTGCCCCGATGCCCCTGGTCATAGCGGCTGGGGACGAAGCGGCCCTGCCAGACGGCCGGCCGCTCCGCCAACAGAGCCTCGGCATAGGGATGGCGGCGGGCCTCCAGAGCAATCGTGTGGGCCGGATAGAGCCGCACCTCACGGCGACTGACGCGACAGAGCTCGGCGAGGGCGCGGCGATGCCAGGCCAGATCCAGCCCCGCCCCGTCCATCAGACCGCCATCGGCCAGGGGCGCGTAGGAGAACAGCAGATGGCCGCAGAGCACCAGATCGAAGCTGCCGTCAGCGAAGGGAAGATCCGGCAGGGAAGCGGTGACGTAGCGATCGGGATGGGCGCGGCGATCGGCAAGGAACTCCCGCAGGGCCTCAAGGTGCTCCTGGCGGCAGTCCTCCAGTGAAAAGTCAGGGCGGATGTCATGGCTGCCGGCCAGCACCGCCATGGCGTGGTCGAGATCGATCAGTGCGCGGCGCTCCAGCTCGGCCGGCTCGAGGTCATAGAGCGGATCGACCGCGGTGACCTCGCACCCCTCGGCACGCAGCAGGGCCGACAGCGACCCTGGGCCACCAGGGCAGTCGAGCACGCTCAGGCCGCGCCAACGGGGCAGCTCCTCGGCGAGGTTGAACATGCGCAGCGCCTGCTCACCAAGCCGGCCGTAGAACACCACGTTCTCAAACTGCATGGCCGTTGACACGCTGCGGCCATCATCGGCAGTGCCAGGACCGGTGCGGAGGCAGGACGCCGCCGGGGGGATGATCGGAGCCGTGACGGCCCCCGCTGGCCGCCGCCGCCCGGACGTCTTCACCACCACCCATGCTCCGCCTCGCCCAGACCCTCGACAGCCAGCTGCGATCGGCGATGGAGCGGGCCTTCCCGGAGGCGGGGGCGGCGCGTCTGGACCCCCAGCTGGCGCCGGCCAGCAAGCCCGAGTTCGGCGATTTCCAGGCCAATGGCGCCCTGCCCCTGGCCAAGCCGCTGGGTCAGCCGCCCCGTCAGATCGCCCAGGCGATCGTCGCTCAGCTCCAGGCGGATCCCGGCTTCCAGGAGCTCTGCCTTGATCCACAGATCGCCGGCCCCGGCTTCATCAACCTGACCCTTCGCCCGGAGCGCCTCGCCGCCGAGGTGGCTGCAAGGCTCGGCGACTCACGCCTGGGGGTGCCACAGGCCACAGACGGCGACGAGCCGGTGCTGGTGGATTTCTCCAGCCCCAACATCGCCAAGGAAATGCACGTGGGGCATCTGCGCTCCACGATCATCGGCGACGCTCTGGCGCGGGTGCTGGAGTTCCGCGGCCATCCGGTGCTGCGTCTCAACCACGTGGGTGACTGGGGCACCCAGTTCGGCATGCTGATCACCCATCTCAAGCAGGTGGCGCCCGAAGCCCTGGAGCACCCCGACGCGGTGGATCTGGGCGACCTGGTGGCCTTCTACCG
It contains:
- the nadC gene encoding carboxylating nicotinate-nucleotide diphosphorylase, giving the protein MHGPHLPLTPDLQQQLAAWLQEDLGRGDLTAPALAGATGRAHWIARADGVFCGGVLVEPLFRLLDPEARVRLLVADSAPIGSGQRLLELEGSGAALVACERTALNLAMRLSGIATATAQLAAALDGTGVGLADTRKTTPGLRVLEKYAVRCGGGINHRLGLDDAAMLKENHLAWAGGIRPAVAAVRASAPWPARLIVEAETGEEAEAALRAGADGVLLDEFTPEQLTELVPRLRALATERGTPVMLEASGVQPEQLKAYADTGIDLISSSAPITRSPWLDLSMRFTLNWT
- the grrP gene encoding extracellular substrate binding-like orphan protein GrrP; its protein translation is MPRHPFSKLLPARILPAALLLATALAPVGSARAEGVVQRVVRSGQLVLAGPSDAPPLLSTNANGDAQGYAAEIARLVQAELTQIIGKPVQLRFEAVATTADQINRVAGGKADLACGVPFSWAQDASSVDFTLPIGLSGLRLLAPSGRFDGSPAGLSGRRIGVAAGSLGQSQLLGMQPKAVAVPFPSAAAAVNALIAGQVDGVIGDSLLLRSLARKRNATNLVLTPEQSYQHYAVSCVVPENDSAFRDVVNLAIARLMQAYLDGAAEAVALVHRSVGPDSSVAIPPETIRIYFENVMFGVEPIRPLPPGQAPSARPGN
- the grrA gene encoding GrrA/OscA1 family cyclophane-containing rSAM-modified RiPP, giving the protein MAFLSRSRLFGLLLILASLPMDPGTALASSGAAAPTPATPANPGAEAMEARLQRIAAALRQQGVEGTEGSTIPVDSVAWVGWGNGGAGIGWGNGGFRNGGWGNGGFRNGGWGNGGFRNGGWGNGGGGFRNFRNW
- the grrM gene encoding cyclophane-forming radical SAM/SPASM peptide maturase GrrM/OscB, which produces MAAMAADTRPAASYGPVNLLVVQPTPFCNLDCDYCYLPNRDNRSRLSMEILELALERVLGSPFFRAPFTLLWHAGEPLTAGIRFYDEAAAVIAEALQRHGLPADTVTQAIQTNATVIDKAWCDCFRRNGIQVGISMDGPAFLHDAHRRTRTGLGSHAAVMRGIDWLKREQVPFHVISVLSADGLDHADAIFDFFVESGIQLVGFNMEETEGENSRSSLESPDAEQRYVAFLQRFWQRLQQQPDALRLREFDGITSLACGEERLANTDMNWPFVIVNVDVNGNVSTFDPELLSVKTEEFGDFAFGNVRTDSLVSLLQNEKFQRVEAQVHAGVERCRQSCAYFGLCGGGAGSNKYWEHGTFDCTVTQACRYRTQLVADVVLDGMEKALGLAA
- the def gene encoding peptide deformylase — encoded protein: MIVREVLRLGDPRLRQRSEDLPEALFRGAELQALIADLRDTMAARDGAGLAAPQIGVPWRVVIYGITSNPRYPEAPPIPETVLINPVLTPLGDATQLGWEGCLSVPGLRGQVRRHQRLHVAWRDPAGGHHQQEVEGFHARVVQHECDHLDGLLFVDRLHDIRAFGFTDALQDAGLL
- a CDS encoding methyltransferase domain-containing protein; the encoded protein is MQFENVVFYGRLGEQALRMFNLAEELPRWRGLSVLDCPGGPGSLSALLRAEGCEVTAVDPLYDLEPAELERRALIDLDHAMAVLAGSHDIRPDFSLEDCRQEHLEALREFLADRRAHPDRYVTASLPDLPFADGSFDLVLCGHLLFSYAPLADGGLMDGAGLDLAWHRRALAELCRVSRREVRLYPAHTIALEARRHPYAEALLAERPAVWQGRFVPSRYDQGHRGSNEALHLERRAS